The following proteins are co-located in the Candidatus Aquicultor sp. genome:
- a CDS encoding DUF998 domain-containing protein, translating to MKQAAMVQARKEPQALTMVQKALLVCGIVSTLLYAATDVLGGMRLTGYSHLDQMVSELSAVGAPTRPLMLASGIVYDTLVVVFGIGVWALAGKKRSLRVSAIALVAFGVIGWLGWLVPMNARGAERSATDLGHLVFGMASVLSMVLFIGSGSGADRRWFRTYSILTILATLVAGAWTGTQAARIAAGLPTPWGGAIERVAVYGPMLWILVLATVLLRAQKEQETLPAAAPEKAV from the coding sequence ATGAAACAGGCGGCAATGGTACAAGCCAGAAAAGAACCGCAAGCACTTACGATGGTACAAAAAGCCCTGCTCGTCTGCGGCATCGTCTCCACGTTGCTGTACGCCGCTACCGACGTACTGGGGGGCATGCGATTGACAGGCTACAGCCACCTCGACCAAATGGTGAGCGAGCTCAGCGCCGTCGGAGCTCCGACACGACCGCTTATGCTTGCTTCGGGCATCGTGTATGACACACTCGTGGTCGTATTCGGCATCGGCGTGTGGGCATTGGCCGGCAAGAAGCGCTCCCTACGAGTCTCGGCGATCGCACTGGTGGCATTCGGCGTCATCGGATGGCTGGGATGGTTGGTTCCGATGAACGCGCGGGGAGCCGAGAGGTCTGCCACCGACCTCGGGCACCTAGTCTTCGGAATGGCGTCGGTTCTCTCGATGGTGCTGTTCATCGGGTCCGGGTCCGGCGCAGACAGGAGATGGTTCCGTACCTATTCGATCCTGACGATCCTGGCCACCCTGGTCGCTGGCGCCTGGACGGGCACGCAGGCCGCCCGGATCGCCGCGGGGTTGCCGACGCCGTGGGGGGGAGCCATCGAGCGTGTGGCCGTCTATGGCCCGATGCTGTGGATACTCGTGCTCGCCACCGTCCTCTTGCGAGCTCAGAAGGAGCAGGAGACTTTGCCCGCAGCGGCACCTGAGAAGGCGGTTTGA